One window from the genome of Eucalyptus grandis isolate ANBG69807.140 chromosome 7, ASM1654582v1, whole genome shotgun sequence encodes:
- the LOC120285919 gene encoding signal recognition particle 54 kDa protein 3-like — protein MPKVFSMLPGFSSELMPKGQEKESQAKIKRYMTMMDSMTNEELDSSNPKIMNDSRIMRIARGSGRHVREVMEMLEEYKRLAKIWSKMKGLKIPTRGDMNMRSRNMNAQHMSRVLPPQMLKQISGMGGLQNLMKQMGSGKDMMGMFGGGES, from the exons ATGCCAAAGGTTTTTTCAATGCTACCGGGGTTCAGTTCAGAATTGATGCCAAAGGGTCAAGAGAAAGAAAGCCAGGCAAAGATCAAAAGATACATGACCATGATGGACTCAATGACAAATGAAG AGTTAGACAGTTCAAATCCAAAGATCATGAATGACTCTAGAATCATGCGGATAGCAAGGGGTTCTGGTCGCCATGTCAGAGAAGTTATGGAAATGTTGGAAGAGTATAAGCGGCTTGCCAAGATTTGGAGCAAAATGAAGGGACTTAAGATCCCAACGCGGGGTGATATGAACATGCGGTCTCGAAACATGAATGCACAGCACATGAGCAGAGTTCTTCCACCTCAGATGCTAAAGCAGATTAGTGGCATGGGTGGTTTACAGAACTTGATGAAGCAAATGGGTTCTGGCAAGGATATGATGGGTATGTTTGGAGGTGGCGAGTCATAA
- the LOC104418530 gene encoding transmembrane 9 superfamily member 4 has protein sequence MAESESVDSFVLVRSFLPNGGPIFSMAVYPSEFGIQRMKEAEIYGPVGLFDDEDDRNEDHLDEKQETLGEILNGDRLVTAPYEVKFLQGKDQEVACAKKLTSEEVSQIQAAIKQFYIFQMYCDDLPIWGYKGKVEESSTNISKHKYRSLPAFRN, from the exons ATGGCTGAATCGGAG TCTGTTGATTCATTTGTCCTTGTAAGATCTTTCCTTCCCAATGGTGGTCCAATTTTTTCCATGGCTGTTTACCCATCTGAGTTCGGGATCCAGCGCATGAAAGAGGCAGAAATTTATGGCCCTGTTGGGCTCTTTGATGATGAGGACGATAGGAATGAAGATCATTTGGACGAGAAACAGGAGACTCTTGGTGAGATATTGAATGGAGATCGCCTAGTAACTGCTCCATATGAAGTAAAATTTCTACAAGGGAAGGATCAGGAGGTTGCGTGTGCAAAGAAGTTGACAAGTGAAGAAGTCTCTCAAATCCAAGCTGCAATCAAGCAGTTTTATATATTTCAGATGTACTGTGATGACTTGCCAATCTGGGGATATAAAGGAAAGGTGGAAGAATCATCTACAAATATTTCAAAGCACAAATATCGAAGTTTACCAGCATTTcgaaattga